Proteins encoded within one genomic window of Streptomyces rubradiris:
- a CDS encoding GuaB1 family IMP dehydrogenase-related protein: MRFLNDIQPAYDLTYDDVFMVPRRSAVGSRQGVDLASPDGTGTTIPLVVANMTAIAGRRMAETVARRGGLVVIPQDIPIDVVTDVISWVKSRHLVLDTPIVLAPHQTVADALALLPKRAHNAGVVVDDNHRPVGVVTDADLTGVDRFTQLEVVMSKDLLLLDADIDPREAFNTLDHHNRRYAPAVDKDGRLAGILTRKGALRATLYSPAVDADGKLRIAAAVGINGDVAGKAKQLLDAGVDTLVIDTAHGHQESMISAIQVVRALDPKVPIVAGNIVSAEGVKDLIDAGADIIKVGVGPGAMCTTRMMTGVGRPQFSAVLECAAEAKKYGKHVWADGGVRHPRDVAMALAAGASNVMIGSWFAGTYESPGDLQHDAQGRAYKESFGMASARAVRNRTSEESAYDRARKALFEEGISTSRMFLDPARPGVEDLIDSIIAGVRSSCTYAGAGSLEEFAEKAIVGIQSAAGYAEGKPLHASWS; this comes from the coding sequence GTGCGTTTCCTCAATGACATCCAGCCCGCGTACGACCTGACGTACGACGACGTGTTCATGGTGCCGCGCCGCTCCGCGGTGGGCTCGCGTCAGGGCGTGGACCTCGCCTCGCCGGACGGGACGGGCACCACCATCCCGCTCGTCGTCGCGAACATGACCGCCATCGCCGGCCGCCGCATGGCCGAGACGGTGGCCCGCCGCGGCGGGCTCGTGGTCATCCCGCAGGACATCCCGATCGACGTCGTCACCGATGTGATCTCCTGGGTGAAGAGCCGGCACCTGGTGCTGGACACCCCGATCGTGCTGGCCCCGCACCAGACCGTCGCCGACGCCCTGGCGCTGCTGCCCAAGCGGGCGCACAACGCCGGTGTGGTCGTGGACGACAACCACCGGCCCGTCGGTGTCGTCACCGACGCCGACCTGACCGGTGTCGACCGCTTCACCCAGCTCGAAGTCGTCATGTCCAAGGACCTGCTCCTGCTGGACGCCGACATCGACCCGCGCGAGGCCTTCAACACCCTCGACCACCACAACCGCCGCTACGCCCCGGCCGTCGACAAGGACGGCAGGCTCGCCGGCATCCTCACCCGCAAGGGCGCCCTGCGCGCCACGCTGTACAGCCCGGCCGTCGACGCCGACGGCAAGCTGCGGATCGCCGCCGCCGTCGGCATCAACGGCGACGTGGCGGGCAAGGCCAAGCAGCTGCTCGACGCGGGCGTGGACACGCTCGTCATCGACACCGCGCACGGCCACCAGGAGTCGATGATCAGCGCCATCCAGGTGGTGCGCGCCCTCGACCCGAAGGTGCCGATCGTCGCGGGCAACATCGTCTCCGCCGAGGGTGTGAAGGACCTCATCGACGCGGGCGCCGACATCATCAAGGTCGGTGTCGGTCCGGGCGCCATGTGCACCACCCGCATGATGACCGGTGTGGGCCGCCCGCAGTTCTCCGCCGTCCTGGAGTGCGCCGCCGAGGCGAAGAAGTACGGCAAGCACGTCTGGGCCGACGGCGGTGTCCGCCACCCGCGCGACGTCGCCATGGCCCTCGCGGCCGGCGCGTCCAACGTGATGATCGGCTCCTGGTTCGCCGGCACCTACGAGTCGCCGGGCGACCTCCAGCACGACGCCCAGGGCCGTGCCTACAAGGAGTCCTTCGGCATGGCCTCCGCGCGTGCCGTGCGCAACCGCACCTCGGAGGAGTCGGCCTACGACCGCGCCCGCAAGGCGCTGTTCGAGGAGGGCATCTCCACCTCCCGGATGTTCCTCGACCCGGCCCGCCCGGGCGTCGAGGACCTGATCGACTCGATCATCGCGGGCGTCCGCTCCTCCTGCACCTACGCCGGCGCCGGCTCGCTGGAGGAGTTCGCCGAGAAGGCGATCGTCGGCATCCAGAGCGCGGCCGGCTACGCCGAGGGCAAGCCGCTGCACGCCAGCTGGAGCTGA
- a CDS encoding barstar family protein: MSQDPAGPLVAVLDLDGVTDKAGLMDRVARALALPDWFGRNWDALADSLSDHTVWPEGAVERGLLLVVRNWRPYAGARPAEWRTAEEVLTEAADRTTALTVALALGGTS, translated from the coding sequence ATGAGCCAAGACCCGGCCGGCCCGCTCGTGGCCGTGCTCGACCTCGACGGCGTCACGGACAAGGCGGGCCTGATGGACCGTGTCGCCCGGGCCCTGGCGCTGCCCGACTGGTTCGGCCGCAACTGGGACGCGCTGGCCGACTCCCTGTCCGATCACACGGTCTGGCCCGAGGGCGCCGTGGAGCGCGGGCTGCTGCTCGTCGTACGGAACTGGCGGCCGTACGCCGGGGCCCGGCCCGCGGAGTGGCGGACCGCCGAGGAGGTCCTCACCGAGGCCGCGGACCGCACGACCGCCCTCACCGTCGCCCTCGCCCTTGGAGGAACCTCCTAG
- a CDS encoding ribonuclease domain-containing protein, with protein MPPRFVPRVLAGLLVCLAVLLTGCSGGSPPASPGASAPAWAHGMATVPASRLPAEARRTLALIDRGGPFPHAQDGAVFGNFEGHLPKHRRGYYHEYTVKTPGSRDRGARRLVTGQGGEIYYTDDHYDSFRAVLR; from the coding sequence ATGCCGCCACGGTTCGTCCCCCGCGTCCTCGCCGGGCTGCTGGTCTGTCTCGCCGTCCTCCTGACGGGATGCTCCGGCGGCTCTCCGCCGGCCTCCCCGGGCGCCTCCGCCCCGGCCTGGGCGCACGGCATGGCCACCGTCCCCGCGTCCCGGCTGCCCGCCGAGGCCCGCAGGACCCTGGCCCTCATCGACCGGGGCGGGCCCTTCCCCCACGCCCAGGACGGGGCCGTCTTCGGGAACTTCGAGGGGCACCTGCCCAAGCACCGGCGCGGCTACTACCACGAGTACACCGTGAAGACCCCCGGCTCCCGCGACCGGGGCGCCCGGCGCCTGGTCACCGGACAGGGCGGGGAGATCTACTACACCGATGACCACTACGACTCGTTCCGGGCGGTACTGAGATGA
- a CDS encoding sugar-binding transcriptional regulator — translation MNSSEEIAVSGMSAGRSAMRMGPAELVQAAAMARRFYLEGKSKIQIAEEFGVSRFKVARVLETALERDLVRIEIRVPAELDAERSDALRARYGLRHAVVVESPAEAEETPDPENLGEVAADLLGELVNEGDVLGLAWGRSTIHMAAALDRLPPCTVVQLTGVYDAGTAERGSVEAVRRAAQVSGGDAHPIYAPMLLPDAATAAALRNQTGIARAFEYFDKVTVACVSIGSWEPGISTVHDMLSDEERAHYASLGVAAEMSAHLFDAEGRRVGRDLGERCITVKADQLRRIPEVVAIAGGQRKAAAIDAVLRSGLVTSLVTDTSAADHLLTAGQAPRPALSRQDPDGG, via the coding sequence GTGAACAGCAGTGAGGAGATCGCCGTGTCGGGTATGTCGGCGGGCCGGTCAGCCATGCGGATGGGACCCGCTGAGCTGGTGCAGGCGGCGGCCATGGCCCGCCGCTTCTACCTCGAGGGCAAGTCCAAGATCCAGATCGCGGAGGAGTTCGGCGTCAGCCGCTTCAAGGTGGCCCGGGTCCTGGAGACCGCCCTTGAGCGGGACCTCGTACGCATCGAGATCCGTGTGCCGGCCGAGCTGGACGCCGAGCGCTCCGACGCGCTCCGCGCCCGCTACGGCCTGCGGCACGCCGTCGTGGTCGAGTCCCCGGCCGAGGCGGAGGAGACCCCGGACCCCGAGAACCTCGGTGAGGTCGCCGCCGACCTGCTCGGCGAACTCGTCAACGAGGGCGACGTGCTCGGCCTGGCCTGGGGCCGGTCCACCATCCACATGGCGGCGGCGCTCGACCGGCTGCCGCCGTGCACGGTGGTGCAGCTGACGGGCGTGTACGACGCCGGGACCGCCGAGCGCGGCTCGGTGGAGGCCGTCCGCCGGGCCGCCCAGGTCTCGGGCGGCGACGCGCACCCCATCTACGCGCCGATGCTGCTGCCGGACGCGGCCACCGCGGCGGCACTGCGCAACCAGACCGGGATCGCCCGGGCCTTCGAGTACTTCGACAAGGTCACGGTCGCCTGTGTCTCCATCGGCTCCTGGGAGCCGGGCATCTCGACCGTGCACGACATGCTCAGCGACGAGGAGCGCGCGCACTACGCCTCGCTCGGTGTCGCCGCCGAGATGTCGGCGCACCTCTTCGACGCCGAGGGACGCCGGGTCGGCCGGGACCTGGGGGAGCGGTGCATCACGGTCAAGGCCGACCAGCTGCGCCGCATCCCGGAGGTGGTGGCGATCGCGGGCGGGCAGCGCAAGGCCGCCGCGATCGACGCGGTGCTGCGCTCCGGGCTGGTCACCAGCCTGGTGACCGACACCTCGGCCGCCGACCACCTGCTGACGGCGGGCCAGGCGCCGAGGCCGGCGCTCAGCCGTCAGGACCCCGACGGGGGCTGA
- the rpe gene encoding ribulose-phosphate 3-epimerase has protein sequence MSVQINPSILSADFARLADEAEAVRGADWLHVDVMDNHFVPNLTLGVPVVESLARATDTPLDCHLMIEDPDRWAPQYVEAGASSVTFHVEAAAAPVRLAREIRAKGARASMALKPATPIEPFEDLLPELDMLLVMTVEPGFGGQAFLDIMLPKIRRTRELIKKHGLQLWLQVDGGVSAATIERCADAGADVFVAGSAVYGAEDPAEAVRALRAQAESATAKASWACDH, from the coding sequence ATGTCCGTGCAGATCAATCCCAGCATCCTGTCCGCCGACTTCGCCCGCCTTGCGGACGAGGCCGAGGCGGTCCGCGGCGCCGACTGGCTCCATGTCGACGTCATGGACAACCACTTCGTCCCGAACCTCACCCTCGGCGTGCCGGTGGTGGAGTCCCTGGCCCGGGCGACGGACACCCCGCTGGACTGCCACCTGATGATCGAGGACCCCGACCGGTGGGCCCCTCAGTACGTCGAGGCGGGGGCGTCCTCGGTCACCTTCCACGTGGAGGCCGCGGCCGCCCCGGTGCGGCTCGCCCGGGAGATCCGCGCGAAGGGCGCCCGCGCGTCCATGGCGCTGAAGCCCGCGACGCCCATCGAGCCGTTCGAGGACCTGCTGCCGGAACTCGACATGCTGCTGGTCATGACGGTGGAGCCGGGCTTCGGCGGCCAGGCGTTCCTCGACATCATGCTGCCGAAGATCCGCCGCACCCGGGAGCTGATCAAGAAGCACGGTCTGCAGCTGTGGCTCCAGGTCGACGGCGGTGTGTCGGCCGCCACCATCGAGCGGTGCGCGGACGCGGGAGCGGACGTGTTCGTCGCCGGCTCGGCCGTGTACGGCGCCGAGGACCCGGCCGAGGCGGTGCGCGCGCTGCGCGCCCAGGCGGAGTCGGCCACCGCCAAGGCGTCCTGGGCATGCGACCACTGA
- a CDS encoding RsmB/NOP family class I SAM-dependent RNA methyltransferase, whose translation MSESSRRPRRPAKPYRRPQKDPVRILAFEALRAVDERDAYANLVLPPLLRKAREKGDFDARDAALATELVYGTLRRQGTYDAVIAACVDRPLREVDPPVLDVLGLGVHQLLGTRIPTHAAVSATVELARVVLGDGRAKFVNAVLRKVARDDLAGWTEKVAPPYDEDPEDHLAVVHSHPRWVVSALWDSLGGGRAGIEELLAADNERPEVTLVARPGRATTEELLREDAAVPGRWSPYAVRLAEGGEPGAVEAVREGRAGVQDEGSQLVALALANAPLDGPDAKWLDGCAGPGGKAALLGALAAERGAVLLASEKQPHRAGLVAKALHGNPGPYQVIAADGTRPPWRPGSFDRVLVDVPCTGLGALRRRPEARWRRRPEDLDSFAPLQRALLRTALDSVRVGGVVGYATCSPHLAETRAVVADVLKQHPETDLIDARPLLPGLPGLGEGPDVQLWPHLHGTDAMYLALIRRTG comes from the coding sequence GTGAGCGAGTCCTCCCGGCGGCCGCGCAGGCCCGCCAAGCCCTACCGCCGTCCCCAGAAGGACCCCGTCCGCATCCTGGCCTTCGAGGCGCTGCGCGCGGTGGACGAACGGGACGCCTACGCCAACCTCGTGCTGCCCCCGCTGCTGCGCAAGGCCCGTGAGAAGGGCGACTTCGACGCCCGGGACGCCGCGCTCGCCACCGAGCTGGTGTACGGCACGCTGCGCCGGCAGGGCACGTACGACGCCGTCATCGCCGCCTGTGTCGACCGGCCGCTGCGCGAGGTCGACCCGCCGGTGCTGGACGTGCTCGGCCTCGGCGTGCACCAGCTGCTCGGCACCCGGATCCCGACGCACGCCGCCGTCTCCGCCACCGTGGAGCTGGCCCGGGTGGTGCTCGGCGACGGCCGGGCCAAGTTCGTCAACGCCGTGCTCCGCAAGGTCGCGCGGGACGACCTGGCGGGCTGGACCGAGAAGGTCGCGCCGCCCTACGACGAGGACCCCGAGGACCACCTGGCCGTCGTGCACTCGCACCCGCGCTGGGTCGTCTCCGCGCTCTGGGACTCCCTCGGCGGTGGCCGGGCCGGCATCGAGGAGCTGCTGGCGGCCGACAACGAACGGCCCGAGGTGACCCTGGTCGCCCGCCCCGGGCGGGCCACCACCGAGGAACTGCTGCGCGAGGACGCCGCCGTACCGGGCCGCTGGTCGCCGTACGCCGTCCGGCTCGCGGAGGGCGGCGAGCCGGGCGCGGTCGAGGCCGTGCGCGAGGGCCGGGCCGGCGTGCAGGACGAGGGCAGCCAGCTGGTCGCCCTCGCGCTCGCGAACGCCCCGCTCGACGGGCCCGACGCGAAGTGGCTCGACGGCTGCGCCGGTCCCGGCGGCAAGGCCGCGCTGCTCGGCGCCCTGGCCGCCGAGCGCGGTGCCGTGCTGCTCGCCTCCGAGAAGCAGCCGCACCGGGCCGGTCTGGTCGCCAAGGCGCTGCACGGCAACCCGGGCCCGTACCAGGTCATCGCCGCCGACGGCACCCGCCCGCCGTGGCGCCCCGGCAGCTTCGACCGGGTGCTGGTGGACGTCCCGTGCACCGGCCTCGGCGCTCTGCGCCGCCGCCCCGAGGCCCGCTGGCGCCGCCGCCCCGAGGATCTGGACAGCTTCGCCCCGCTCCAGCGCGCCCTGCTGCGCACCGCCCTGGACTCCGTACGCGTCGGCGGGGTCGTCGGCTACGCGACCTGCTCCCCGCACCTCGCCGAGACCCGGGCGGTGGTGGCCGACGTCCTCAAGCAGCATCCCGAAACCGACCTGATCGACGCCCGCCCCCTGCTTCCCGGTCTGCCCGGCCTGGGCGAGGGCCCGGATGTCCAGCTGTGGCCCCATCTGCACGGCACGGACGCGATGTACCTGGCCCTGATCCGCAGGACCGGGTAG
- the fmt gene encoding methionyl-tRNA formyltransferase — translation MKLVFAGTPEVAVPALDALLASGRHEVAAVVTRPDAPAGRGRRLVASPVAERAEEAGIEVLKPLKPRDPDFLERLKQIAPDCCPVVAYGALLPRPALDIPAHGWVNLHFSLLPAWRGAAPVQHAIMAGDEITGASIFLIEEGLDSGPVYGTVTEAIRPTDTSGDLLTRLAFAGAGLLAATMDGIEDGSLEAVPQPAEGVSLAPKITVEDARVDWAAPALRVDRVVRGCTPAPGAWTTFRGERLKLVQVTPVPERTGLAPGRLAVGKNSVHVGTGSYAVELLWVQAQGKKPMRAADWARGVRIAEGETLGG, via the coding sequence ATGAAGCTCGTCTTCGCCGGTACCCCCGAGGTCGCCGTTCCCGCCCTGGACGCCCTGCTCGCCTCCGGGCGGCACGAGGTGGCCGCCGTCGTCACGCGGCCCGACGCGCCGGCCGGGCGCGGGCGCAGGCTGGTCGCGTCCCCCGTGGCCGAGCGGGCGGAGGAGGCCGGGATCGAGGTGCTGAAGCCGCTCAAGCCCCGGGACCCGGACTTCCTGGAGCGGCTGAAGCAGATCGCCCCGGACTGCTGCCCGGTCGTCGCCTACGGCGCCCTGCTGCCCCGTCCCGCCCTGGACATCCCGGCCCACGGCTGGGTCAACCTGCACTTCTCGCTGCTGCCCGCCTGGCGCGGTGCCGCGCCCGTGCAGCACGCCATCATGGCGGGCGACGAGATCACCGGGGCGTCCATCTTCCTCATCGAGGAGGGCCTGGACTCCGGGCCCGTCTACGGCACCGTCACCGAGGCGATCCGCCCCACCGACACCAGCGGCGACCTGCTCACCCGGCTCGCCTTCGCGGGCGCCGGACTGCTCGCCGCCACCATGGACGGCATCGAGGACGGCTCCCTGGAGGCCGTGCCGCAGCCCGCCGAGGGCGTCTCCCTCGCGCCGAAGATCACCGTCGAGGACGCCCGGGTGGACTGGGCGGCGCCCGCGCTGCGCGTCGACCGGGTCGTGCGCGGCTGCACCCCGGCGCCCGGCGCCTGGACCACCTTCCGCGGCGAGCGGCTCAAGCTCGTTCAGGTCACCCCCGTGCCCGAGCGGACCGGTCTCGCGCCGGGCCGGCTCGCGGTGGGCAAGAACAGCGTGCACGTGGGCACCGGCTCGTACGCGGTGGAACTGCTGTGGGTGCAGGCCCAGGGCAAGAAGCCGATGCGCGCGGCCGACTGGGCGCGCGGGGTGCGCATCGCGGAGGGCGAGACGCTCGGCGGCTGA
- a CDS encoding primosomal protein N', protein MSSEDGVSRGDGGGGAEGAPPEQLALIRESVRKARVPRAKPRTWRGAALAPELPVARVLVDKGVLHLDRYFDYAVPAELDAEAQPGVRVRVRFGAGRHRVREGRREGGGLIDGFLIERRAESDYSGPLAALAQVVSPEPVLGEELLGLARAVADRYAGSLADVLQLAVPPRNARAEQRPSPVPLPPPQAPDAGSWARYEHGGAFLDALASGGAPRAVWHALPGPMWSEELARAVAATLASGRGALVVVPDGRAAARVDAALTALLGPGRHALLTADAGPEKRYAQWLAVRRGSVRAVVGTRAAMFAPVRDLGLVAVWDDGDDSHSEPHAPQPHARDVLLLRAALDRCGFLLGSWGCTVEAAQLVETGWARPLVAGREQVRRAAPLVRTVGDEDLARDEAARAARLPSLAWQAAREGLRHGPVLVQVPRRGYTPRMACARCRAPARCRQCSGPLEGQDGGVLRCGWCGQGESAWHCPECGGFRLRAQIIGARRTAEELGRAFPAVPVRTSGREHVLDTVPDTPALVVSTPGAEPVAEGGYAAALLLDGWAMLGRPDLRAGEDALRRWIAAGALVRPQGEGGTVVVVAEPTLRPVQALVRWDPVGHAVRELSERAELGFPPVSRMAAVSGPPAAVAEFLTAVELPPDAEVLGPVPLPPPQPGRPRRPGAPPPGEHWERALVRVPPGSGAALATALKTAQAARMARGSADQVRVRVDPPDIG, encoded by the coding sequence GTGAGCAGCGAGGACGGGGTTTCCCGGGGAGACGGGGGCGGTGGGGCCGAAGGGGCGCCGCCGGAGCAGCTCGCGCTGATCCGGGAGAGTGTGCGCAAGGCCAGGGTGCCGCGGGCCAAGCCGCGGACCTGGCGGGGGGCCGCGCTGGCGCCGGAGCTGCCGGTCGCCCGGGTGCTGGTCGACAAGGGCGTGCTCCACCTCGACCGGTACTTCGACTACGCGGTGCCCGCCGAGCTGGACGCCGAGGCACAGCCCGGGGTGCGGGTGCGGGTGCGGTTCGGCGCCGGGCGGCACCGGGTGCGCGAGGGGCGCCGGGAGGGCGGCGGGCTCATCGACGGCTTCCTCATCGAGCGCCGGGCCGAGTCCGACTACTCCGGACCGCTCGCCGCGCTCGCCCAGGTCGTCTCCCCGGAGCCGGTACTGGGCGAGGAACTGCTCGGCCTCGCGCGGGCTGTCGCCGACCGGTATGCCGGCAGCCTCGCCGACGTGCTCCAACTGGCCGTGCCGCCGCGCAACGCCCGCGCCGAACAGCGGCCGTCCCCCGTGCCGCTGCCCCCGCCGCAGGCACCCGACGCCGGTTCCTGGGCGCGATACGAGCACGGGGGCGCCTTCCTCGACGCGCTGGCCTCCGGCGGGGCGCCCAGGGCCGTGTGGCACGCGCTGCCCGGCCCGATGTGGAGCGAGGAACTGGCCCGGGCCGTCGCCGCCACCCTCGCCTCCGGGCGGGGCGCCCTGGTCGTCGTACCGGACGGGCGGGCCGCCGCGCGCGTCGACGCCGCGCTGACCGCTCTGCTCGGCCCCGGCCGGCACGCGCTGCTCACCGCCGACGCCGGCCCCGAGAAGCGGTACGCGCAGTGGCTGGCGGTGCGGCGCGGTTCCGTGCGCGCCGTCGTCGGGACGCGGGCGGCGATGTTCGCGCCCGTGCGGGACCTCGGGCTCGTCGCCGTCTGGGACGACGGCGACGACAGCCACAGCGAGCCGCACGCCCCGCAGCCGCACGCCCGCGATGTGCTGCTGCTGCGGGCCGCGCTGGACCGGTGCGGCTTCCTGCTGGGCAGTTGGGGCTGCACCGTGGAGGCCGCCCAGCTCGTCGAGACCGGCTGGGCCCGGCCGCTGGTGGCCGGGCGCGAGCAGGTGCGCCGGGCCGCGCCCCTCGTCCGCACCGTCGGCGACGAGGACCTCGCGCGCGACGAGGCGGCCCGCGCCGCCCGGCTGCCCAGCCTCGCCTGGCAGGCGGCCCGCGAGGGGCTGCGGCACGGGCCGGTGCTGGTGCAGGTGCCCCGGCGCGGCTACACCCCCCGCATGGCCTGCGCCCGGTGCCGCGCGCCCGCCCGGTGCCGGCAGTGCTCGGGGCCGCTGGAGGGACAGGACGGCGGCGTGCTGCGGTGCGGCTGGTGCGGGCAGGGCGAGAGCGCCTGGCACTGCCCGGAGTGCGGCGGTTTCCGGCTCCGCGCCCAGATCATCGGCGCGCGCCGCACCGCCGAGGAACTGGGGCGCGCGTTTCCCGCCGTACCGGTGCGCACCTCGGGGCGCGAGCACGTACTGGACACCGTTCCGGACACGCCCGCGCTGGTGGTCAGCACGCCGGGCGCCGAACCGGTGGCCGAGGGCGGCTACGCGGCGGCCCTGCTCCTGGACGGCTGGGCCATGCTCGGACGTCCCGATCTGCGGGCCGGGGAGGACGCGCTGCGCCGGTGGATCGCGGCCGGTGCGCTGGTGCGGCCGCAGGGCGAGGGGGGCACCGTGGTCGTGGTGGCCGAGCCCACCCTGCGGCCCGTCCAGGCGCTGGTGCGCTGGGACCCCGTCGGGCATGCCGTGCGGGAACTGTCCGAGCGGGCCGAACTGGGCTTCCCTCCGGTGTCCCGGATGGCGGCCGTGTCCGGGCCGCCGGCGGCCGTCGCCGAGTTCCTGACGGCCGTCGAGCTGCCGCCGGACGCCGAGGTGCTGGGCCCGGTCCCGCTGCCGCCCCCGCAGCCCGGCCGGCCGCGCCGGCCCGGCGCGCCCCCGCCCGGCGAACACTGGGAACGGGCGCTCGTCCGCGTCCCGCCGGGCAGCGGCGCCGCCCTGGCCACGGCCCTGAAGACCGCCCAGGCCGCCCGCATGGCCCGGGGCAGCGCCGACCAGGTACGGGTCCGCGTCGACCCACCGGACATCGGCTGA
- a CDS encoding helix-turn-helix domain-containing protein has protein sequence MREHWQDFGRELRRRRIAAGLSLQQLGQRVHYSKSQLSKVERGLKRPTAELARLCDSTLGAGGELTCLVEIPHPQPPSPNSGNDDEVWLMQLRKDGSGSFQRLRRRDLIAAGAASVLTLQTSVPQPALPRLEGAEAVVDASRLLFEQLRRLGQAAGAAHVLPPLIAQTHSLEQLAVASGPRGRKELLVLASRYAEYAGWMAQESGDEAAALWWTDRAVQLASAGADKDLAVYAQVRRSLISLYRGDVAESMELAAYALESEAPTRVRGLAAQHLAQGRAVNGDHTGCMRSLDRARELLAQAAMDPTQPVLGASNLPDVVSMFTGWCLYDLGRPRQAAAILDEETARIPEHALRTRTRYGVRRALAHASAGDLDQACHITAELLPTSRTINSATVQADVHRLCRTLGRHARNAAVRELLPELTASAAHPAHH, from the coding sequence GTGCGGGAGCACTGGCAGGATTTCGGGCGTGAGCTCCGCAGACGGCGCATCGCGGCCGGGCTTTCTCTGCAACAGCTGGGACAACGGGTCCACTACAGCAAGAGCCAGTTGAGCAAGGTGGAACGAGGACTCAAACGCCCCACAGCGGAGCTGGCGCGCCTCTGCGATTCCACACTCGGTGCCGGTGGTGAACTGACCTGTCTGGTCGAGATCCCGCACCCTCAGCCGCCTTCGCCCAATTCCGGCAACGACGACGAGGTGTGGCTGATGCAACTCCGCAAGGACGGTTCCGGTTCCTTCCAACGCCTGAGGCGGCGTGATCTGATCGCGGCCGGCGCTGCGTCGGTGCTGACTCTTCAGACATCCGTTCCGCAGCCGGCGCTGCCTCGTCTGGAGGGGGCCGAGGCGGTGGTCGACGCATCTCGATTGCTGTTCGAGCAACTGCGCCGGCTCGGCCAGGCGGCGGGAGCGGCCCATGTGCTGCCACCGCTCATTGCCCAGACTCACAGCCTCGAGCAGTTGGCGGTGGCCAGCGGGCCCCGGGGCCGCAAGGAGCTCTTGGTGCTGGCCTCACGCTACGCCGAGTACGCGGGCTGGATGGCGCAGGAGTCGGGTGACGAGGCGGCCGCTCTCTGGTGGACGGACCGTGCCGTACAACTCGCCTCGGCGGGCGCGGACAAGGATCTCGCCGTCTACGCCCAAGTGCGACGGTCCCTGATCAGTCTCTATCGCGGAGACGTCGCGGAATCGATGGAATTGGCCGCATACGCCCTGGAAAGCGAGGCGCCGACGCGTGTTCGGGGACTGGCCGCACAGCATCTGGCACAAGGCAGGGCAGTGAACGGGGACCACACCGGTTGTATGCGCAGCCTCGACCGCGCCAGGGAATTACTCGCGCAGGCAGCGATGGACCCCACACAGCCGGTACTCGGTGCCTCGAACCTCCCCGACGTGGTCTCGATGTTCACCGGCTGGTGCCTGTACGACCTGGGACGCCCCCGGCAGGCCGCCGCCATCCTCGACGAGGAGACCGCCCGCATCCCCGAGCACGCGCTCCGCACCAGGACGCGGTACGGGGTCCGCCGTGCTCTGGCCCATGCCTCGGCCGGTGATCTCGACCAGGCCTGCCACATCACCGCCGAACTGCTTCCCACCTCGCGGACCATCAACTCCGCGACCGTGCAGGCCGACGTACACCGCCTCTGCCGAACGTTGGGGAGGCATGCCCGCAACGCGGCGGTACGGGAGTTGCTGCCGGAGCTGACGGCCTCGGCAGCGCACCCGGCTCATCACTGA
- a CDS encoding toll/interleukin-1 receptor domain-containing protein: MHEIFINYRTKGGKPFAYRCHDVLANRFGEDSVFLARKSIAEGTDFAEALLRGARNCRVLLALIDEEWLNTPDRRQPDRRALDNPDDWVRREIEEALASGAVVVPLLIARKVEQLDARTLPHSIAELAQCQYARVGHATLAADLNRLADSLVRRVPALAALDRAQRAVSDDRQSDSGVHTDHQSGGIGNVGGSVGTYVNEAHAPFHTGRGDIYGGPHFSGDGTNYVAGDNHGGIRQGFGTRTPRGGDER; encoded by the coding sequence ATGCACGAGATCTTCATCAACTACCGCACCAAAGGTGGCAAACCCTTCGCGTACAGGTGCCACGACGTGCTCGCGAACCGGTTTGGCGAAGACAGCGTCTTTCTCGCCAGGAAGTCGATCGCCGAGGGGACGGACTTCGCCGAGGCCCTGTTACGAGGGGCCCGGAACTGCCGGGTCTTGCTGGCGCTGATCGACGAGGAGTGGCTGAACACGCCCGACCGGCGACAGCCGGACCGGCGTGCTCTGGACAACCCTGATGACTGGGTGCGACGTGAGATAGAGGAGGCGCTGGCCTCGGGAGCGGTCGTGGTCCCGCTCCTGATCGCTCGCAAGGTGGAGCAGTTGGACGCGCGCACTCTGCCGCACTCGATCGCCGAACTCGCTCAATGCCAGTACGCACGGGTGGGCCACGCCACTCTCGCGGCGGATCTGAACAGGCTGGCGGACAGCCTCGTGCGACGCGTCCCGGCCCTCGCCGCACTGGACCGGGCACAGCGTGCGGTCTCGGACGACCGCCAATCGGATTCCGGCGTGCACACCGATCACCAGAGCGGTGGCATAGGCAACGTCGGCGGGTCGGTGGGAACCTACGTCAACGAAGCGCACGCTCCGTTCCACACCGGCCGCGGCGACATCTACGGCGGCCCGCATTTCAGCGGGGACGGCACGAACTACGTCGCCGGTGACAACCACGGCGGCATCCGCCAGGGATTCGGCACCCGGACGCCTCGCGGAGGCGACGAACGGTGA